The window GCAAGGCGGATTGAAGGCAAGGCTGTTTGCCGGAAAGTTCTTTTACAACAATGGCAAAACGGCCAACAAGGCATTTGAAACAGAACGGTACCACCTCAACCTCACTGGCCCGAATGGTTATGAAGATTACACCTACAGTAATTATTTCATTGGCAGGAATGAATATGATGGTTTCCTGAGCCAACAGATCATGATGAGGGACGGCGGCTTTAAAGTAAGGTCGGACCTACTCAGTTCAAAGATTGGAAAGACCGATAACTGGTTGACCGCAATGAATTTTAATATTGACATCCCCCGAAAACTAAATCCACTTAGTATCATTCCTATAAAAATACCGATCAAGGTATTTGCAGACATAGGGACTTTTGCTGAAGCCTGGAATGATGATTATGAAGACAGTCGAATTGTTTTTGATGCAGGCATACAGGTAAGCCTATTCAGGGAAATGGTGAATGTTTATATACCTGTATTCTATAGCAAGGTATTCCGAGATTATTACCAATCTACCCTTGGCGACAACAGGTTCTGGAAAACAATTTCATTCAGTATCGACATCCATCAACTTAACACAAGGAAGATCATGGCAAAGGCTGGCTTATGAGATCAGGAATTTCACATATCAGGCATCTCAGGAGGACTGAAATAGATACAACCTTGTGGAATACTTGTATTACCAATGCAAGCAACGGATTGATCTATGGCTATAGCCATTACCTAGATGAGATGTGCAGCAACTGGGATGCACTGGTACTAAATGACTATGAAGCCGTAATGCCATTGCCCTGGCGCAAGAAATGGGGTATCCATTACCTGTATTATCCTGCCTTCTGTGCCTCGCTTGGGGTATTTGGCAATAACCTGAATGCCAGGCTTGTTGACCAATTCCTATTCGCCATCCCACGAAAATTCAGGTATTGGGACTTCCCCCTGAACCATGGAAATTTATTCGACAGCAGTTCCTTTCCCCTGCAGCAAAGAAGGAATTTCTGCCTGGATCTCCATAAGCCATATGAAACCCTCTATGAGGCATTCAGGGAAAATAATAAACGCAATATCAGGAAATGCCTTCAGCTTGATCCCGCTCAACGCTATGATATCAGAGTTGATGAGGTGATTGCCCTGGCAAGGGAGTTCCAACCAGGGGATAAAACTTCTGTTGATGATTATGCGAGATTTGCGAAGCTATACCAGACCTTAAACCAGAATGGGAATGCCAAAACCCTTGGGCTGTTCAATTCCAGGAATAAACTCCTGGCTTCCTGTGTTTTCTTCTTCAGTCACAAAAGGGCTTATTATATCCTGGTTGGGAATCATCCGGATGGTAAGACCATTGGGGCTTCCCATGCGTTGATCAACGCTTTCATAAAGGACTACGCAGGCAAGGAGCTCATTCTTGATTTCGAAGGCTCTGATATCCGAAACCTTGCCTTTTTCTACAGTGGCTTCGGGGCCAGTGAAGAATTTTATCCTGCTATCAGGATGAACAGGTTACCCGGACCATTGAAATGGCTGAAAGACTGATGACGCCGGGTTTCTCCTCCGGAAAAAATACCTTGTTCAATTGGAGAACCAAGGCCCGCTTTAGATCCGGTTATCACCCACAGTTCATCATATACCCATTTCCCTTTCTTCCAATACCCTTTCTGCGATCAGCAGGTCAAGTGGCCTGGTGATCTTGATATTGCTGCCTTCGCCATCGATCAGGTGGATCTTTACACCCAGCTTCTCCACAACGCTGGCCTCATCGGTAAATGACTCGTGGTAATCCTGTTCAAATGCAGTCTTGATGATATCCGAGAAAAAGGTTTGCGGGGTTTGGATAATCCGTACTTTATTCCTGTCTATCTGTTCATTACCATTCACCGTCTCAATACGAATGGTATCAACTGCAGTAATGGCCGGTATGGCATTACCCTTATCCACTGCCGCATCGTAACATTTCCTGATCAGTTCAGGGGTAAGTAAACACCTTACGCCATCATGCACAAATACAATGGAATGCCTGTTGATGTGCTGCAAACCATTCCTAACGGAATGGAACCTGGTTTCCCCTCCAATGGTCATCCAGATCCTGTCAGGGTCATAAGTGGAACGGATTATATCCTGGCCGGTACGCAAATGCTGCTCAGGCAATACAAGGATGATCTGCATATCCTGGAAGGCATCAAGGAAGGCCGTCAGGGTATACCATAAAACCGGCTTATCCCTAAGCAACAAAAACTGCTTGGGTACGGTGGTACCCATCCTCAAACCGGATCCCCCGGCAACTATGACAGCAAACTTTTCCATGTGCCAAAATACGAAATCAGTAACTTGCAAATATGGGTATTTTTAAGCATTATGCTTATGCGCTTTTATTAATGGTATGCGCCTGCTCCACGCCTGACCCTAAACAAAGGGTACTTGCTTTGAGGGAAATGAGCGAACTCGCAACTACTGAATACACTGTCACTAAAATTGTAAAAGCGAACGATAACCGCGATTGGTACAAATTCGGCGAAAGGAAGATCCTCCTATCCACCCAAACCATCATCAAAGCCGGTATAGACCTTAAAGGCATACAACCAGAAGACATTACCATTTCAGGAAAGTCCATTTCCCTGGTCCTCCCACCACCCAGGATCATTTCCTTCAACATGCCCCCTGAAAAGATCAAAGTGGAATATGAAGAAATCGGGATGTTCAGGATGGAATTTGACAATACAGAGAGGGATGCATTGCTGAGCCAGGCAGAGAAACAGGTCAGGGATGCCATACCCCAGATGGGAATATATGACCAAACCATGGTCAACACTAAAAATGCACTGACTGGGATCCTGCGGCAAATCGGTTATGATGAAGTGCAGATCCGTTTTTCTAAAAGCCAGCCTACAAACCCTGCCTTATGATCAAGTGGACCATCAGACTAATCCTCCTCGTAGCCTCCATCACCTTGATATGGTGGATCGCGGGAAAAATAAATCCGGACCTAGGCTTTGGCAGCCTGTTCAAATCATCCCCACTATTAATAGATGATACTCCTGTATTGATCACTGAGATAAAGTCACTCAACCAACTATTTACCGTTACCTCCATGGATGAAGTGGTGATCAGTGAAGTAAAACCTGCTGAAACAGGTAGTTTGAGAAATATACTGCATATGACCCTCCCCATGCCGGGAATGGCCGTGGACAAAATTGTACTTGTGGCGCGGGGAAAGGTTATGGCGGGGGCTGACCTTTCAAGACTTTCTGAAAAGGATATATTCATCCGCGAGGATTCCATCTCTTTGCGTTTACCCAGGGCCGTTATCCTGGATATCATTATTAATCCGTCCGACACGGAAACCTTCATGGAAACAGGAAACTGGTCACCGGAAGCGGTTACCAAGGTCAAACTAAAAGCAAAAGAATTACTCAGGATAAGAGCCCTGGAACAAGGCATCCTGAATAAAGCCGATGAGCAGGCATTGAAGGTAATGTCTGGATTCCTACATACAATGGGATTTCAAAAAGTGAGGGTCTACAATTAGGTCCGGTCCCTATCATTTTGGGTGGCTCCCTATCCCAATAATAATTTGCATTCCTTTAGCAACCTCTCCTTATTGATTGCAGCTGTACCCACTTCTTCGCAAACCAATCCACCTGCAATATTTGCCATCTCAGCAAACAGGTCAACATTGCCTGTTGTAGCATAAACCAGGCTGGCTACAGCGATAACAGTATCACCTGCCCCAGACACATCAGCGATATTCCTCAAATGGGAGGGAATGATCCTGGAATTGGTTCCGGCATCGTAGAATACTCCTTTCTCGGAAAGCGTAATGAATGATATTTTATGGTCAAGTTTCTCCTTTAACAACTGGTGGACCCTTTGCATGGAAGCCTCATTTACCTCTTCAAGGCTTACATTCAATCCCTCCTTTACTTCCTTGAGGTTGGGCTTGAATATATCGACTCCCTTATAGCTGAAAAAGTTCTTTTTCTTTGGATCAACCGTTGTAATGACATTATGCTCGCGACACAAAGCAATTACTTTTTGGATCAGGCTTTCGGTCAGGACTCCCTTATTGTAATCTTCAAAGATGATGACCTTGGGGGATTCCTGGATGATATAATCCTTCACACGGTCAAAAATCGCCTCTTCCACATCAGGTAAGAGATCGGCAACTGTTTCTGAATCCAGCCGCATCATTTGTTGGTTACGGCTAATGATCCGCACTTTATTGGTAGTCTTCCGCTGGTGACTAAAAATGATATAGGAGGTATCAATGCCGCTATCGGTGAGCAACTGGTCCAACTGCCTGCCATCACTGTCTTCCCCCATTACGGAAAAGATATTGACCCTGGCGCCGAGGGCAACCAGGTTGAGTGCAACATTGCCTGCCCCTCCAATCCTAAGTTCACGCTTATCCAGGGCTACAATGGGCACGGGTGCTTCCGGGGATATCCTGTCCACATGCCCCCACCAATAGGTGTCAAGCATTACATCCCCGATGACGCCTACTTTTATTTGTGAAAAAGCCTGGAATAGTTGCTCGAAATTCATGCGGCAAATATAGAAAGAGTATCACGAAACCCCTATCAAGACTCCCCTTTCGCCACCTTTTTATTGGCCACTGCCAGGTAATACAGGGGAATCCCGATCAGTACGATAACCAATCCAAAGGATGAAAATTTGGGTTTTGTAAACAGCAAGGCCACGCACATGGCAGTCGCCAACAAAATATAGATGGCCGGCAATACCGGGTAACCAAAAGCCTTATAAGGCCTGGGCATTTCGGGTCTCTGCCTCCTCAACCTGAAAATCCCAAGGATGGTCAGGATATAAAAGATCAATACCACAAAAACCACATAATCCAGGAGATCGCCATACTTTCCGCTAAGGCAAAGGATACAGGTCCAGATACACTGGATCCAAAGGGCCTTATCAGGCACCCCATTGCCGTTCAGGAATCCCACCTGGCGGAAAAACAACCCATCCTTAGCCATAGTATAATATACCCTTGCGCCGGCCAATATCAACCCGTTATTGCAACCAAAAGTTGAGATCATGATCATGATGGCAATCACATCTGTTCCTGCATTCCCAAAGATATTCTTGGATGCTGCAACAGCCACCCGGTCATTCTCTGCAAAGGCGATCTCATTGAGTGGCAGTACTGCCGTATACATGATGTTCGCTGAAACATAGATTATGGTAACGATCAGCGTGCCCAGGAAAAGGCTAAGGCCAATATTCCTTTCAGGCCTTTTGATCTCGCCGGCAATGAAGGTTACATTGTTCCATGCATCGCTGCTGAAAACCGAGCCAACCATCGCAGCAGCAATAGCCCCAACTATCGCAAACCAGCTTTCGTATGATGTTTTCTTTAAGGCTTCCCCGACAAATACCAGGTCATCACCACCTTCTGTTTTCTCCAGTTTCCCAAAACTCCAGGCATCAGCCCAGTTACCGTTCCAGATATCTGCCTTTGCAGCAAGCAACAAGCCAAAGATGATCAGTCCAAACAGGGCCAGCAATTTCGCTAAGGTGAAAGTGGTCTGGATAAGCTTGCCTTCCTTCACCCCCCTTGTATTGATATACGTCAGCAGGACTACCATAATGATGGAAACCAGCTGGGCGGATGATACGTGCAAATAGGGAAGGTCCACCAGTAACACTTTCTCACTGAGGGAGGGAAACAGGTAGGCAGCGAATTTGGAGAAGGCGACACCTACTGCTGCAATTGTTCCCGTTTGGATGACCGCAAAAAAGCTCCACCCATAAAGGAACCCAACTAACGGATTGTAGGCTTCTTTCAGGTAAACATACTGTCCACCTGCCTTGGGGAACATGGCACTGAGTTCACCATAACTCAATGCTGCCGTAAGCGTCATAAAACCGGTAAGCAGCCAAACAAATACCAACCACCCGGCACTTCCCACATTCCGGGAAATGTCTGCACTAACAATGAAAATACCTGAACCGATCATGGAGCCCGCAACGATCATGGTGGCATCCAGCAAACCAAGGGTTGGTTTAAAACTAGCGTTGGAATTGGTCATAAAGCAGTTATTGGCAGAAAGATAAATAATAAAGTAAATCCCAAGCATCAAGAGGGGATCTAGCCAACAAAAAAGGAGAAAGAACCTTTGCTCCATCTCCTTTAGATATATTAGCCCTTTCGGAAGTCTTACTTCTTCTTGTATTCCTTGTTAAGACCTTCGATCAGGTCGTCGGTAATATTGTAAATAGTATCCTTATAGAACATCAGCTCAGGCTCATAAGAAATAATATAAGAGTATCCCCTTGACTTGTTGAATTCCTTCAGGTACGCTTCGATCTTGGTCTTGATATTCTTCTTGTAATCCATTTTCAGGTTCTCCAACTGCTGCTCAAGGGTAATTCGGCGTTGCTGGTAATTCTGTTGCATCTGCGCATACTCGCGCTGTACAGCATCGGCTTCTGCCTGGCTCATGGTTGCACCTTTCTGTTGCCACTCCCCTATCTTCTTCTGGTAGGAACGCTCCAGAGCGGAAAGTTCGTTATTCATAGCCTCCTCCTTTACTTTCAATTGGGCCAATGCATCCTTGAAATATTCATATTTCCCCTGGAGGGAATCAATATCAAAATAAGCAATAGTGAATTGCTTGTCTTCTGCTGCAGTTTCTGTTTTTGTTGAGGCCTGGTCCTGGCTTTTCTTATCGCCTCCAATACTTTTGAAAATAGCCACACCACTGGCCAGTACAGCTACTACGCTTAACACAAGGGAAAGTTGCTTCATGAAATTCGTTTTGATAAATGGCAATATAAGGGGTTTAGTGAGATTGCGGACAGAGTGGTTCTAAATTCTTTTGAATTTTAACGCTTTAACCACGCTATTCAACCATGTTGCAAACAATAGGCCGCTAAGAAAAAAAGTAGGAAGTACATGACTTCCTACTTTCATATTCATATTTATCCTCAGGATTATTCTTCTTCGTCGAAGTTCATGGCTTCGCGGGTAGTCTGGAGCAGTTCGTACTCTTCCTTGCTGCCTACGATCATGTTTTCGAACTCGCGCAAACCAGTACCTGCAGGGATCTGGTGACCAGTGATCACGTTTTCCTTCAGGCCCAGCATATCGTCGGTCTTGCCCTGGATAGCTGCGGTGCTTAACACCTTGGTAGTTTCCTGGAATGATGCTGCGGAGATCCAGCTTTGAACGCCCAGTGAAGCCTTGGTGATACCCAGCAACATCGGATGGGAAGTTGCAGACTTGGCATCACGGAATTCTACCAGTTTCTTGTCTGAACGACGCAGGATAGAATTCTCTTCACGCAGTTCACGCAAGCTGGTGATCTGGCCGGCACGCATCCTGGTGCTTTCACCCGGATCCGTTACTACCTTCTTGTCGAATATCCAGTCATTCTCTTCAATGAATTCAAATTTATCTACAGTATCATCTTCCAGGAACTTGGTGTCACCCGGATCAACAATAGATACCTTTTTCATCATCTGGCGAACGATCACTTCAATGTGCTTATCGTTGATACGCACACCCTGGAGTCGGTAAACTTCCTGGATCTCATTTACTACGTATTCCTGTACTGCAAAAGGTCCTTTAATGGCCAGGATATCACTTGGCGCGATCTGTCCATCAGACAGGGCAACACCAGCTTTAACGAAGTCACCATCCTGTGCCAGGATCTGGCGCGTCAAAGGAACGAGGTACTTCTTGGTTACACCATCGCGGGCCTCCACAATGATCTCGCGGTTACCACGCTTGATAGAACCAAATGCCACCACACCATCAATTTCAGAAACGATAGCAGGGTTACCCGGGTTACGGGCTTCAAACAATTCAGTTACACGTGGCAGACCACCGGTGATATCACGCAGCTTGCCCAGTACACGGGGGATCTTCACAAGCACCTGTCCGGCTCTCACCTCTGTACCTTCTTCCATGATGATGTGAGATCCAACAGGCAGGTTGTATGACTTGATCTCCTTCCCCTCGAGCAGGATAGAAGGGATCTTGGTCTTATCCTTGGTTTCGATTACCACTTTCTCGCGGTGGCCGGTTTGTTCATCGGCTTCCTCACGGTAGGTGATACCTTCGATAACATTCTCAAACTTAACAGCTCCGGCAATTTCAGCGATGATAACGTTGTTGAACGGATCCCAGCTACAGATCGGGTCTCCTTTCTTCACCTGCTGACCATCCTTCACAATAAGGGTAGAACCGTATGGGATATTCACCACATTCAACAAACGGTCATTCTTCACATCCATACAACGGATCTCACCAGTACGGCCGATAACTACCTGCACTTTTTCACCTTCATTGTTCTCGGTGGTTACCGTACGCAGACCATCAAACTGCATGGTTCCATCGAACTTGGCATAAAGCGTAGATTCAACAGAAGCAGAGCCCGCAACACCACCCACGTGGAAGGTACGCAGTGTCAGCTGGGTACCGGGTTCACCGATCGACTGGGCAGCGATGATACCTACTGCATCACCACGCTGAGCAGTATAACCAGTTGCCAGGTTCTTACCATAACACTTAACGCACACGCCACGCTTGCTTTCGCAGGTAAGAACGGAACGGATCTCAACAATTTCAATGCCTGCTTCTTCGATGCGGGTAGCGAGGTCTGCAGTGATCTCTTCACCAGCTGCAACGATCAGCTCTTCGGTCTGGGGATCGTACACATTATGCAGTGAAGTACGACCTTCGATCCTATCTTTCAGCGGTTCAATTACATCTTCATTATCCTTCAGTGCTGAAGTAGCTATACCACGGAGGGTTCCACAATCTTCTTCAGTGATCACCACATCCTGGGCAACGTCAACCAGACGACGGGTAAGGTAACCGGCATCAGCTGTCTTAAGGGCCGTATCCGCAAGACCCTTACGGGCACCGTGGGTAGAAATGAAGTAATCCAATACGTTCAGACCACCCTTAAAGTTGGAAAGGATTGGGTTCTCGATGATCTCGGAACCGGTAGATCCACTCTTACGGGGCTTGGCCATCAGACCACGGATACCAGCCAGCTGCTTAACCTGCTGCTTGGAACCACGGGCACCTGAATCCAGCATCATGTAAACAGAGTTGAAGCCCTGCTTATCATTAGCCATTTCCCTGATCAGGGTTTCAGTGATACGGGTATCCACACGTGACCAAATGTCTACGATCTGGTTATAACGTTCGTTATTGGTGATCAGACCCATGTTATAGTTATCCCACACTTCATCAACTTCAGACTTGGCTTGCTCCAGCAATTCCTCTTTCACCTGCGGGATGATCAAATCCTGCGGGTTGAATGACAAACCACCACGGAAGGCCATACGGAAACCAAGCTGCTTGATGTCATCAAGGAACTTGGCAGTCTTTGGCACATTGGTGATCTTAATGATGTCGCCAATGATCTCACGAAGGCTCTTCTTGGTCAGCAGTGCATTCACATACCCTACTTCATGTGGAACAAACTGGTTGAACATCACACGACCAACAGTGGTCTCGATCAGTTTCTTTTCCAGTTCACCAGTTGCGCTGTTACGCACATTGGTTTTTACCTTGATCCAAGCATGCAGGTCGATACGACCTTCATTATAGGCGATCATCACTTCCTCAGGGGAATAGAAGGCCATTCCTTCACCGCGAACGGTTTCTGTTTCGGTATTCTTCTTGCCCTTGGTGATGTAATACAGACCAAGTACCATGTCCTGTGAAGGCAGGGTAATTGGTGTACCATTCTGAGGGTTGAGGATGTTGTGTGAAGACAACATCAGCAATTGTGCCTCCAGGATGGCAGCGTTGCTCAGGGGAACGTGAACTGCCATCTGGTCACCATCGAAGTCCGCGTTGAACGCCGTGGTTACCAATGGGTGCAGTTGGATCGCTTTTCCTTCGATCAACTTGGGCTGGAAGGCCTGGATTGACAAACGGTGCAACGTTGGGGCACGGTTCAACAATACCGGGTGACCTTTCAGGATATTTTCAAGTATGTCCCAAATAACCGGTTCCTTTTTGTCTACCAGTTTACGGGCACTCTTAACAGTTTTTACAATACCCCTTTCGATCAGCTTACGGATAATAAATGGCTTGAACAATTCAGCAGCCATATCCTTGGGCAGACCGCACTCGTGCATTTTAAGTTCAGGACCAACCACGATTACAGAACGGCCGGAGTAGTCAACACGCTTACCCAACAGGTTCTGGCGGAAACGACCTTGCTTACCCTTCAGGACATCTGAAAGGGACTTCAGGGCCCGGCCACCTTCAGCCTTTACTGCATTTGACTTACGGCTGTTATCGAACAGGGAATCGATGGCTTCCTGCAGCATACGCTTTTCGTTACGCAGGATCACTTCAGGGGCTTTGATCTCCAGCAAACGCTTCAAGCGGTTGTTACGGATGATCACCCTGCGGTAAAGGTCGTTCAGGTCGGAAGACGCAAAACGGCCACCATCCAGGGGAACCAATGGACGCAGTTCCGGTGGAATGACAGGGATATATTGCATTACCATCCACTCAGGACGGTTGGTGATACGGCTATTGGCATCACGGAAGGCTTCTACCACACTCAGGCGCTTCAAGGCATCAGCCTTACGCTGCTGAGATGTTTCGGTAGCTGCAGCATTCCTCAGGTCATAGCTCAACTGATCCAGGTCGATCCTGGCCAGCAGGTCATGAACCGCCTCAGCACCCATCTTCGCGATGAATTTGTTGGGGTCCTCATCAGGCAGGTACTGGTTATCTTTTGGCAGGGTTTCCAGGATCTCGAGGTATTCTTCCTCGGTCAGCAGGTCACCAACATTCTGTCCCTTATCGGTGCGGATACCAGGCTGGATCACCACAAAACGCTCGTAGTAAACAATGCTCTCCAGTTTCTTGGAGCTCATGCCCAGGAGGTAACCGATCTTGTTGGGAAGGCTCTTGAAGTACCAGATATGTACTACAGGCACTACCAACTTGATATGGCCCATGCGCTCACGACGCACTTTCTTCTCGGTAACTTCAACACCACAACGGTCGCACACAATGCCCTTGTAACGGATACGCTTATACTTGCCACAGGCACACTCGTAATCCTTAACTGGACCAAAAATCCTTTCGCAGAACAAACCGTCGCGCTCCGGCTTGTACGTACGGTAGTTGATGGTTTCAGGCTTCAACACTTCACCGTAACTCTTTTCCAGGATTGAATCGGGCGAGGCCAATCCAATCGTGATCTTGGAGAAGTTGGATTTGGGACGATTTTCTTTTTTGATAGCCATAGATTATACTGCAGATTGTGTTTTATGGATCCTACCTAATTGGACACTGGTGGCTGTACATACAAATTCCCGTTCGTTCAGGCCTCATTGAAGGCTCAACGAAACAGGTTCATTTTCAATACTTTATATGGAACACACCTAGCTTTCCCAACTTAAATAGTGGGCAAAGATAAGAAACAAGGGGGAATAATGAAATGTGAATTTAATTCCCGGGAATTTTAAAGTGCCCGGGGAGCTTGAACCTCCGTTTGGCATTTGCCTGAAACCCAACTGGTGACTCAACAGGTAATATATAGAATGGGAGTAAGGAAACACTGATAACGCTTCCTGCCTCCCGGTATGGCCTATCCCTTTCCTTTGCGGCCCCGTTCATATTTCTTCCTGATCACCTCCTGAACCGGGATGCCCTCCACTTTACTTTCCAGCCAGGAGATCACATCCAGGTAGGCAAAGGTCCTGGTTTCATGCGGGTCGTTCTCGTAAGGCTTGATTTTGGCCAATAACTTCCGGAAAGCTTCCTTGATGGATGCCGGGGAATGCCCGAATGACTTCCTCAGGAATTTGAACATCTCCTCCTCCACCGGGCTCAGGCTGCCCATCTTGGCCATAAAGCGGTAGACCGATTTGATCAGGTACTCCAGGATATCCACATTGCCCAGCTCATAATGGGCGATCAGGTGCAATAACCGGGCATAACACTGCAGGTCGGTCCTCAGGTCAACCTTCCAGTTGATGATCTTCTGGAGGTAGTCAATGGCCTTTTCGTTCTCCCCGCTGCCGAAATACAGGCAGGCTATCTTGTAATAAAAGATCAGAATCCGGTGGCGGTCGAGTTGTAACTTATATTCCTCCAATTTTTCTTCCAGGTAGGGAACCAGGTCAAGCCCTTCCGTGAAGGTGCCCCGCAGAAAATACTGGTTGATCCTGGCCTGTTGGAGATAAACAAAGGATTGTATCCTGTTATTATCATTTTCCTGCACAATTGGCTCCTGGTCCAACTCTTCAAACCTTTTCAGTGTTTTGGCAAAGCCGGCCTCATTCCGAAGGTCGAAATGGGCACTCAACAGGTTATGCAGCCCTTTAA is drawn from Flavihumibacter rivuli and contains these coding sequences:
- a CDS encoding 2-C-methyl-D-erythritol 4-phosphate cytidylyltransferase, which codes for MEKFAVIVAGGSGLRMGTTVPKQFLLLRDKPVLWYTLTAFLDAFQDMQIILVLPEQHLRTGQDIIRSTYDPDRIWMTIGGETRFHSVRNGLQHINRHSIVFVHDGVRCLLTPELIRKCYDAAVDKGNAIPAITAVDTIRIETVNGNEQIDRNKVRIIQTPQTFFSDIIKTAFEQDYHESFTDEASVVEKLGVKIHLIDGEGSNIKITRPLDLLIAERVLEEREMGI
- a CDS encoding DUF4230 domain-containing protein translates to MGIFKHYAYALLLMVCACSTPDPKQRVLALREMSELATTEYTVTKIVKANDNRDWYKFGERKILLSTQTIIKAGIDLKGIQPEDITISGKSISLVLPPPRIISFNMPPEKIKVEYEEIGMFRMEFDNTERDALLSQAEKQVRDAIPQMGIYDQTMVNTKNALTGILRQIGYDEVQIRFSKSQPTNPAL
- a CDS encoding DUF4230 domain-containing protein — encoded protein: MIKWTIRLILLVASITLIWWIAGKINPDLGFGSLFKSSPLLIDDTPVLITEIKSLNQLFTVTSMDEVVISEVKPAETGSLRNILHMTLPMPGMAVDKIVLVARGKVMAGADLSRLSEKDIFIREDSISLRLPRAVILDIIINPSDTETFMETGNWSPEAVTKVKLKAKELLRIRALEQGILNKADEQALKVMSGFLHTMGFQKVRVYN
- a CDS encoding bifunctional heptose 7-phosphate kinase/heptose 1-phosphate adenyltransferase — its product is MNFEQLFQAFSQIKVGVIGDVMLDTYWWGHVDRISPEAPVPIVALDKRELRIGGAGNVALNLVALGARVNIFSVMGEDSDGRQLDQLLTDSGIDTSYIIFSHQRKTTNKVRIISRNQQMMRLDSETVADLLPDVEEAIFDRVKDYIIQESPKVIIFEDYNKGVLTESLIQKVIALCREHNVITTVDPKKKNFFSYKGVDIFKPNLKEVKEGLNVSLEEVNEASMQRVHQLLKEKLDHKISFITLSEKGVFYDAGTNSRIIPSHLRNIADVSGAGDTVIAVASLVYATTGNVDLFAEMANIAGGLVCEEVGTAAINKERLLKECKLLLG
- a CDS encoding APC family permease, whose product is MTNSNASFKPTLGLLDATMIVAGSMIGSGIFIVSADISRNVGSAGWLVFVWLLTGFMTLTAALSYGELSAMFPKAGGQYVYLKEAYNPLVGFLYGWSFFAVIQTGTIAAVGVAFSKFAAYLFPSLSEKVLLVDLPYLHVSSAQLVSIIMVVLLTYINTRGVKEGKLIQTTFTLAKLLALFGLIIFGLLLAAKADIWNGNWADAWSFGKLEKTEGGDDLVFVGEALKKTSYESWFAIVGAIAAAMVGSVFSSDAWNNVTFIAGEIKRPERNIGLSLFLGTLIVTIIYVSANIMYTAVLPLNEIAFAENDRVAVAASKNIFGNAGTDVIAIMIMISTFGCNNGLILAGARVYYTMAKDGLFFRQVGFLNGNGVPDKALWIQCIWTCILCLSGKYGDLLDYVVFVVLIFYILTILGIFRLRRQRPEMPRPYKAFGYPVLPAIYILLATAMCVALLFTKPKFSSFGLVIVLIGIPLYYLAVANKKVAKGES
- a CDS encoding OmpH family outer membrane protein — translated: MKQLSLVLSVVAVLASGVAIFKSIGGDKKSQDQASTKTETAAEDKQFTIAYFDIDSLQGKYEYFKDALAQLKVKEEAMNNELSALERSYQKKIGEWQQKGATMSQAEADAVQREYAQMQQNYQQRRITLEQQLENLKMDYKKNIKTKIEAYLKEFNKSRGYSYIISYEPELMFYKDTIYNITDDLIEGLNKEYKKK
- the rpoC gene encoding DNA-directed RNA polymerase subunit beta' translates to MAIKKENRPKSNFSKITIGLASPDSILEKSYGEVLKPETINYRTYKPERDGLFCERIFGPVKDYECACGKYKRIRYKGIVCDRCGVEVTEKKVRRERMGHIKLVVPVVHIWYFKSLPNKIGYLLGMSSKKLESIVYYERFVVIQPGIRTDKGQNVGDLLTEEEYLEILETLPKDNQYLPDEDPNKFIAKMGAEAVHDLLARIDLDQLSYDLRNAAATETSQQRKADALKRLSVVEAFRDANSRITNRPEWMVMQYIPVIPPELRPLVPLDGGRFASSDLNDLYRRVIIRNNRLKRLLEIKAPEVILRNEKRMLQEAIDSLFDNSRKSNAVKAEGGRALKSLSDVLKGKQGRFRQNLLGKRVDYSGRSVIVVGPELKMHECGLPKDMAAELFKPFIIRKLIERGIVKTVKSARKLVDKKEPVIWDILENILKGHPVLLNRAPTLHRLSIQAFQPKLIEGKAIQLHPLVTTAFNADFDGDQMAVHVPLSNAAILEAQLLMLSSHNILNPQNGTPITLPSQDMVLGLYYITKGKKNTETETVRGEGMAFYSPEEVMIAYNEGRIDLHAWIKVKTNVRNSATGELEKKLIETTVGRVMFNQFVPHEVGYVNALLTKKSLREIIGDIIKITNVPKTAKFLDDIKQLGFRMAFRGGLSFNPQDLIIPQVKEELLEQAKSEVDEVWDNYNMGLITNNERYNQIVDIWSRVDTRITETLIREMANDKQGFNSVYMMLDSGARGSKQQVKQLAGIRGLMAKPRKSGSTGSEIIENPILSNFKGGLNVLDYFISTHGARKGLADTALKTADAGYLTRRLVDVAQDVVITEEDCGTLRGIATSALKDNEDVIEPLKDRIEGRTSLHNVYDPQTEELIVAAGEEITADLATRIEEAGIEIVEIRSVLTCESKRGVCVKCYGKNLATGYTAQRGDAVGIIAAQSIGEPGTQLTLRTFHVGGVAGSASVESTLYAKFDGTMQFDGLRTVTTENNEGEKVQVVIGRTGEIRCMDVKNDRLLNVVNIPYGSTLIVKDGQQVKKGDPICSWDPFNNVIIAEIAGAVKFENVIEGITYREEADEQTGHREKVVIETKDKTKIPSILLEGKEIKSYNLPVGSHIIMEEGTEVRAGQVLVKIPRVLGKLRDITGGLPRVTELFEARNPGNPAIVSEIDGVVAFGSIKRGNREIIVEARDGVTKKYLVPLTRQILAQDGDFVKAGVALSDGQIAPSDILAIKGPFAVQEYVVNEIQEVYRLQGVRINDKHIEVIVRQMMKKVSIVDPGDTKFLEDDTVDKFEFIEENDWIFDKKVVTDPGESTRMRAGQITSLRELREENSILRRSDKKLVEFRDAKSATSHPMLLGITKASLGVQSWISAASFQETTKVLSTAAIQGKTDDMLGLKENVITGHQIPAGTGLREFENMIVGSKEEYELLQTTREAMNFDEEE